The Apus apus isolate bApuApu2 chromosome 20, bApuApu2.pri.cur, whole genome shotgun sequence genome includes a region encoding these proteins:
- the CPLANE2 gene encoding ciliogenesis and planar polarity effector 2 produces MAAPGGPALEPGWLLSPDGRPYLDSILRKNQRRVFALLEHPALPPALAAPTITYKLFVSGKSGVGKTALVATLVGTPVPPIHHETLGIEVSTVYWPAKVRATNRPIIFQLHFWDCGDGALRKFEYLLPSCKEEADAVLFLFSFTDRSSFEELPAQMSRVLGPDEEKLLRVVVGTKFTPL; encoded by the exons ATGGCAGCGCCGGGGGGCCCAGCCCTGGAGCCGGGCTGGCTCCTCTCCCCCGATGGCCGCCCCTACCTGGACTCCATCCTCCGGAAGAACCAGCGCAGAGTTTTTG ctctgctggagcacccagccctgccccccgCCCTGGCTGCCCCCACCATCACCTACAAACTCTTCGTCTCCGGCAAGAGCGGCGTGGGCAAGACCGCCCTGGTGGCCACGCTGGTGGGGACCCCCGTGCCCCCCATCCACCACGAGACCCTGG GTATAGAGGTCTCCACTGTCTACTGGCCAGCCAAGGTCCGGGCCACCAACCGCCCCATCATCTTCCAGCTCCATTTCTGGGATTGCGGCGACGGGGCCCTGAGGAAGTTTGAGTATCTCCTGCCT TCTTGTAAGGAGGAGGCAGACGCcgtcctcttccttttctccttcaccGACCGCTCGTCCTTCGAGGAGCTGCCGGCCCAGATGAGCCGGGTGCTGGGACCTGATGAAGAAAAGCTCCTTAGGGTGGTCGTTGGCACCAA GTTTACACCCCTGTAG